The sequence below is a genomic window from Rhodococcus sp. 4CII.
CGATCTCCTTCTGCAGTCGGAGGAACTCGTCCTGCAGTTGGCTGCGGACCACCGGGTCGACGGCGCTGAACGGTTCGTCCATCAACATGAATGCCGGGTCGGCGGCCAGGGCGCGTGCCACACCCACTCGCTGCTGCTGCCCGCCCGAGAGCTGCCACGGATACCGGTCCGCGAAATGCGAGGCGAGACCGACCGTTTCGAGCAGCTCCATCGCCCTGCTCCGGGCCTCCTTCTTCGTCTTCCCCAGCAGTTTCGGCATCGTCGCGACGTTGTCCACGATGGTGCGGTGCGGGAACAGTCCGGCGTGCTGGATGACGTACCCGATCCGCCGCCGCAACAGCGCCGGGTCCATGTCCGCGGTGGATTCTCCGTCGAGCGAGATGGTGCCGGAGGTGGGTTCGATCAACCTGTTGATCATGCGAAGCGACGTCGTCTTGCCGCAACCCGACGGACCGACGAGGGCCGTGATCTTGCCGCTCGGGCACTCGAGGTCCAGCTCGTTCACCGCTGTCGTGCCGTCCGGGTACGCCTTGGTGACTTTGTCGAATGTGATCATCCGCGTGCTACTTTCGTGTGGTCCGGGTGGTGGGAACCCGGAAGTTCGGTGTCGTGGGACTGCTCTACCGAGCTGTGTCTTTCTCCGGGTTCGGCATCGTTTCCAGAAACTTCACCGCTGCTTTCAGGTCGTCGCTCAGGGGACGGTCGGTTGTCCGGGGGTCCAGGCACGTGCGCGCGCGGTGCAGGTAGGCGCCGAGTTCGGTGCCGGTGTCGAGGTCGCGGTGTTGCTGGCCGAGGGCCCGCACCGCCGAGATCAATTCGCACGCGAGGACGATCCGCGCCTGGGCGAGGATGTCGGTGAGCTGGGTGGCGGCCTGGGACGCGAAGCTCGCGTGGTCCTCGGTGCCGCGGGAGATGACCGTGTGCCCGAGGGAGCCCGGTGCGGCGGCCATCCGGATCTCCGCGATCGCCGCGGACGTCGTGTATTCCAGCAGCATGGTGCCGCTGCTGCCGGCCGGACCGTCGGCCAGGAACGGTCGCAGACCGGTGACCGCCGGATCCGACAGGTTGGCCAGCCTGCACTGCGACAGCAGTGCCGCGCTCGACAGCGCGAGTTTGGCCTCGTCCACGGCGAGGGCGATCGGCATCCCGTGGAAGTTCCCGTTGTGGAATACGGCGTCGTCCTCGACGGAGATGAGGGGGTTCTCGGAGGACGAATTCATTTCGATCGCGAGGGTGGCCCGCAGCCGTTGCAGCGCCTGCCAGGTGGCTCCGAGGATCTGGGGGAGGGCGCGGAACCCGTAGGAATCCTGCACCCGGGCGGCCGTCACGGGGTGGCCGGTGAGAAGCTCGCGGACCCGGCCGGCCACCTCTTCCTGGCCGAGGTGCCTGCGGGCGGCCTGCACCCGCGCTGCGAACGGCTCGACGGAACTGCGCGTCGCCAGCAGCGACAGCACGCCGACGATCAGCGAGTGCTCGAGCCAGTTCGCCACGCTGTCGGTGGCGGTGGCCGCGAGTGCGACGGTCATCGCGTTGGTCGAGATCAGGGGGAGGGCGTCACCCTGGTGCGCCGTCCATCGGCTCACCGACCGGCCGTCCCGCAGCGGTGTCTCACCCATCAGCCCGAGCGCGATCTCCGAGAACGCGCTGAGGTCTCCGGTGCCGATCGCGCCGCGGGCGTGCACGATGGGCAGTTCGTCGGCAGCGACGGCGTCGATCAACGCCGTCACGATGTCGGGGTGCAGACCGGATCCGCCGTTGAGGATCTGGTTGACGCGAATGATCATGGCGGCCCGGACCACGTGATCCGGCAACGAGGGACCCGACCCCGTGGCGTGGCTGCGGAGAAGCCGGAGGTCCTGTTCGACGCCGTCGGAGACGGACGTGTCCCGATTTCCCCCGACTCCTGTGGTGCGTCCGTAGATGGGCTGTCGTGCGGCGATCCGCACCGCGGTCTCCCAGGAACGGCGTGCATGCTCGAGCGTGGCGGGGGCAGGCTCGACCGCGACGGGTTCCCGGGCGAGGGTCGTGAGCTGATCGACGGTCAGCTGGGCGCCGTCGAGCAGCACCGGAACGGGCGGCTGCGGTTCCTCGGTCGAGCGGGGATCTTTCCGGGTCATCGGAACTCCGTGATCGATGCGGTGTACGGGTACTCACGAGGTGTGTCGTGCCTCACTCGTTCGAAATGTATAGTCCTGTATATACCGCCCTCTGTCAACCGTCGGTTCGCCCGGGTGACCGGGCTCCCGACCTGTCGGTGGCACGTCGGTTCGGGCTGGCATTCCGGCTAGGTCGGCCTCTCACTTCGATCAGTCCCCCGGTGCCCGTTCGGGACGTAGGGTCTCGGGAGAGGTGCATAGGTAGCCATGCATCGATCCCGCTCCGACTGATCGACCGTAAGGAATGAATCCCATGCCGCAGCAGGTACGAGGCGTCATCGCCCGATCAAAGGGTGCCCCCGTCGAGATCGCGACCATCAACATT
It includes:
- a CDS encoding aromatic amino acid ammonia-lyase, whose amino-acid sequence is MTRKDPRSTEEPQPPVPVLLDGAQLTVDQLTTLAREPVAVEPAPATLEHARRSWETAVRIAARQPIYGRTTGVGGNRDTSVSDGVEQDLRLLRSHATGSGPSLPDHVVRAAMIIRVNQILNGGSGLHPDIVTALIDAVAADELPIVHARGAIGTGDLSAFSEIALGLMGETPLRDGRSVSRWTAHQGDALPLISTNAMTVALAATATDSVANWLEHSLIVGVLSLLATRSSVEPFAARVQAARRHLGQEEVAGRVRELLTGHPVTAARVQDSYGFRALPQILGATWQALQRLRATLAIEMNSSSENPLISVEDDAVFHNGNFHGMPIALAVDEAKLALSSAALLSQCRLANLSDPAVTGLRPFLADGPAGSSGTMLLEYTTSAAIAEIRMAAAPGSLGHTVISRGTEDHASFASQAATQLTDILAQARIVLACELISAVRALGQQHRDLDTGTELGAYLHRARTCLDPRTTDRPLSDDLKAAVKFLETMPNPEKDTAR